One genomic window of Phycisphaerales bacterium includes the following:
- a CDS encoding phage portal protein, with product MAFNLAPFTDTTLSPQALEIILAEHERDVAPRLRWLWGYFRNEPTRPGGELPQAAGLPPRLRGAWDPWSDDRMVDAAASEVVIENDIAWRINTMVDFMLPEPLVLLSKAGRPEQRRTIEAALDAVWEASGGLSLLHDALLLGHVYGHVDLLLRCDVERLTALAPDLDTLLELPGEVLAEAIRVEAIDPTRGVPVVDAGDYRRLEAYAIDFTRRTSQADEDDRHGRTLDTERVTEILSGAWRQVYVDGELVAEGPNRASPGRVPVVHVQNIPQPLCYAGVGEVEPLVPLQDELNTRLSDRAARVTMQSFKMYLAKGIEGFDQVRIGPGRVLSTDNPDAQVTAFGGDADSPSETLHVEDIREAMDKTSGVPPIAAGVVRAKIGSLSSGNALRITMLGLLSKTRRKRVGYGAGVARMSALILEALDRAGTHATEPQDRGVTVHWPDAIDLDQDERLLNAERKTELGIDRERVLAELGYAQPPTNRNGSAASQTENTNA from the coding sequence GTGGCGTTCAATCTCGCACCCTTCACCGACACGACCCTGTCGCCGCAGGCCCTCGAGATCATCCTGGCCGAGCACGAGCGTGACGTCGCGCCGCGGCTGCGATGGCTCTGGGGCTACTTCCGCAACGAGCCCACGCGACCCGGAGGCGAACTCCCGCAAGCCGCTGGCCTGCCGCCCCGCCTCCGCGGCGCGTGGGATCCGTGGTCGGACGACCGCATGGTCGATGCCGCCGCCAGCGAGGTCGTCATCGAGAACGACATCGCCTGGCGCATCAACACCATGGTCGACTTCATGCTGCCCGAGCCGCTGGTGCTGCTCAGCAAGGCCGGCCGGCCCGAGCAGCGCCGGACCATCGAGGCCGCCCTCGACGCCGTGTGGGAGGCCTCGGGCGGCCTCTCCCTCCTGCACGACGCGCTACTACTGGGCCACGTCTACGGCCACGTCGACCTGCTGCTCCGCTGCGACGTCGAGCGGCTGACCGCCCTGGCGCCCGACCTCGACACGCTGCTGGAGCTTCCCGGCGAGGTGCTCGCCGAGGCCATCCGCGTCGAGGCCATCGACCCGACTCGCGGCGTACCCGTCGTCGATGCGGGCGACTACCGCCGGCTCGAGGCCTACGCCATCGACTTCACCCGCCGCACCTCACAGGCCGACGAGGACGACCGCCACGGCCGCACGCTCGACACCGAGCGCGTCACCGAGATCCTCAGCGGCGCGTGGCGGCAGGTGTACGTCGACGGTGAGCTGGTCGCCGAGGGGCCCAACCGCGCCTCGCCCGGCCGCGTGCCCGTCGTGCACGTCCAAAACATCCCCCAGCCGCTGTGCTACGCCGGCGTGGGCGAGGTCGAGCCGCTCGTGCCCCTGCAGGACGAGCTGAACACCCGCCTGAGCGACCGCGCCGCCCGCGTGACCATGCAGAGCTTCAAGATGTACCTCGCGAAGGGCATCGAGGGCTTCGACCAGGTCCGCATCGGCCCGGGCCGCGTGCTGAGCACCGACAACCCCGACGCCCAGGTCACGGCCTTCGGCGGCGACGCGGACTCGCCCAGCGAGACGCTGCACGTCGAGGACATCCGCGAGGCCATGGACAAGACCTCGGGCGTGCCGCCCATCGCCGCGGGCGTCGTCCGCGCCAAGATCGGCAGCCTGTCGAGCGGCAACGCGCTCCGCATCACCATGCTCGGCCTGCTCAGCAAGACGCGCCGCAAGCGCGTGGGATATGGCGCGGGCGTGGCGCGCATGAGCGCCCTCATTCTCGAGGCGCTCGACCGCGCCGGCACCCATGCCACCGAGCCGCAGGACCGCGGCGTCACCGTGCACTGGCCCGACGCCATCGACCTCGACCAGGACGAGCGGCTGCTGAACGCCGAGCGCAAGACCGAGCTGGGCATCGACCGCGAACGCGTGCTGGCCGAGCTCGGCTATGCCCAGCCCCCGACCAACCGCAACGGCTCGGCCGCGAGCCAGACGGAGAACACCAATGCCTGA
- a CDS encoding YncE family protein, whose protein sequence is MIKRGGILVAALAASALGQDGMIIGGNLQPRELVEMSRTSGSTVSIAPVGVQPQGLAYDPGRGRLYAVDAGANSVYTIDPVTGSTALLAPVAGASNANGLAYDPGRDVIYVSDNNNNRLYTVDPTTGSSAIVGVLVGANGVEGLAFDCDTNTLYGISDLTSRIIVIDPDTAAVTELPLVLPGANLRGLAFDRFERALYISVSVSGSFYRVDVDTLSLTTLGTISPARAVQGLAVIDPACDDCRVDLDGDGLLTIFDFLEFQNLFDAGDPAADFDGDGELTLFDFLAFQNEFAAGCG, encoded by the coding sequence ATGATCAAGCGTGGTGGTATTCTCGTGGCGGCGCTGGCGGCAAGCGCCCTTGGGCAGGACGGCATGATCATCGGCGGCAACCTCCAGCCGCGCGAGCTGGTTGAGATGAGCCGAACGAGCGGTAGCACGGTCTCGATCGCGCCGGTGGGCGTGCAGCCGCAGGGCCTGGCGTACGACCCGGGGCGCGGGCGCCTGTATGCGGTCGATGCCGGCGCGAACTCGGTGTACACGATCGATCCGGTGACAGGCTCGACGGCGCTGCTCGCGCCGGTTGCTGGAGCGAGCAACGCCAACGGGCTGGCCTACGACCCCGGCCGCGACGTCATCTACGTGAGCGACAACAACAACAACCGGCTGTACACGGTCGACCCCACGACGGGCAGTTCGGCCATCGTGGGCGTGCTCGTCGGCGCTAACGGGGTGGAGGGCCTGGCCTTCGACTGCGACACCAACACGCTCTACGGCATCAGCGACCTCACGAGTCGCATCATCGTGATCGATCCCGATACGGCCGCAGTCACCGAGCTTCCGCTCGTGCTGCCGGGAGCAAACCTGCGCGGCCTGGCATTCGATCGCTTTGAGCGAGCGCTCTACATCAGCGTCTCGGTCAGTGGCAGCTTCTACCGCGTCGACGTCGACACCCTCTCGCTCACGACGCTGGGCACCATCTCGCCGGCACGTGCGGTGCAGGGGCTGGCGGTTATCGACCCGGCGTGCGACGACTGCCGCGTCGACCTCGACGGCGACGGCCTGCTCACGATCTTCGACTTCCTCGAGTTCCAGAACCTGTTCGACGCGGGTGACCCTGCCGCCGACTTCGATGGTGATGGCGAGCTGACGCTGTTCGACTTCCTGGCGTTCCAGAACGAGTTCGCGGCCGGGTGCGGGTGA
- a CDS encoding GC-type dockerin domain-anchored protein gives MQRLSLAAAIAATSVSMLADTARADDMYAVDSSSDSLYIFDSDTGATVRMIGPLHPDPTRYTTPISMAVTRSFSIFVINNTPAGDNGLSRVDRLTGLATHIGGNVRGSIAIGPGGVLYGTDASGRLGTVSSSTGTVSLLGGSVLPRLFGLDYNTRDGFFYGITSASPGSVPELLRINPSTGAVVATIPLSTTIAGSAPGSIAFQRDGDLVMTDNGRQLYEINIVTGFTRVVASTTNIPQGLGLAPCPADIDASGDLDIFDFLEFQNLFDAGDLAADFDGDGELTIFDFLAFQNAFDAGC, from the coding sequence ATGCAACGCCTCAGCCTCGCCGCCGCCATCGCCGCCACCAGCGTGTCGATGCTCGCCGATACCGCTCGCGCCGACGACATGTACGCCGTCGATTCGAGCTCCGACAGCCTGTACATCTTCGACAGCGACACCGGCGCCACGGTCCGCATGATCGGACCACTGCACCCCGACCCGACCCGATACACCACGCCCATCAGCATGGCCGTGACCCGTTCGTTCAGCATCTTCGTCATCAACAACACGCCCGCGGGCGACAACGGCCTCAGCCGCGTCGATCGACTGACCGGCCTGGCGACCCACATCGGCGGCAACGTGCGCGGCTCGATCGCCATCGGCCCCGGCGGCGTGCTCTACGGCACCGATGCCTCCGGTCGCCTCGGCACCGTGAGTTCCTCGACCGGAACCGTGAGCCTCCTCGGCGGCTCGGTCCTCCCCCGGCTGTTCGGGCTCGACTACAACACCCGCGACGGCTTCTTCTACGGCATCACCAGCGCCAGCCCGGGCTCGGTCCCGGAGTTGCTGCGAATCAATCCCTCGACCGGCGCCGTCGTCGCAACCATCCCGCTCAGCACCACCATCGCCGGCAGCGCACCGGGCAGCATCGCCTTCCAGCGCGACGGCGACCTCGTCATGACCGACAACGGCCGCCAGCTCTACGAGATCAACATCGTTACCGGGTTCACCAGGGTCGTCGCCTCGACGACCAATATCCCCCAGGGCCTGGGCCTGGCGCCGTGCCCGGCCGACATCGACGCGAGCGGCGACCTGGACATCTTCGACTTCCTCGAGTTCCAGAACCTCTTCGACGCCGGAGACCTGGCGGCCGACTTCGACGGCGACGGCGAGCTCACGATCTTCGACTTCCTGGCGTTCCAGAACGCCTTCGACGCGGGCTGCTGA
- a CDS encoding tRNA pseudouridine synthase A, protein MPTYCLTIAYEGTDFCGWQKQEPPAPDPGQPPATGAAIHHADPSLPAPPGRVALRTVQAVVEQAVRQVVREPVVLTGASRTDAGVHARGQVASFTCSDGSDPARHGGGWPLERGLEPLVRALNGRLPPDVLVTHARPTHEAFNPIGDAERKAYSYAFHDHHQRPLFDRRFVTHTHHALDEARMAEAAKHLVGEHDFAALTPINHDRRSTVRTIFDLAVERTGEHRVGFTVTGSGFLYNMVRIIAGTLHEVGRGRIEPDELPEILASKDRRRAGPTAAPDGLCLEWIRYPGDSDDDLA, encoded by the coding sequence GTGCCGACCTACTGCCTCACCATCGCCTACGAGGGCACCGACTTCTGCGGCTGGCAGAAGCAGGAACCGCCGGCACCCGACCCCGGCCAGCCGCCGGCCACCGGAGCGGCCATCCACCACGCCGATCCGTCGCTGCCGGCCCCGCCCGGCCGCGTCGCCCTGCGCACCGTGCAGGCCGTGGTCGAGCAGGCCGTCCGCCAGGTCGTGCGAGAGCCGGTGGTGCTGACGGGCGCCAGCCGGACCGACGCGGGCGTCCATGCCCGGGGCCAGGTCGCCTCGTTTACGTGTTCGGACGGCTCCGACCCAGCCCGCCACGGCGGCGGCTGGCCCCTCGAGCGCGGCCTCGAGCCCCTGGTGCGGGCCCTCAACGGCCGCCTGCCCCCCGACGTGCTCGTCACCCACGCCCGACCCACGCACGAGGCGTTCAATCCCATCGGCGATGCCGAACGCAAGGCATACTCCTATGCCTTCCACGACCACCATCAAAGGCCGCTCTTCGACCGCCGCTTCGTCACCCACACCCATCACGCTCTCGACGAGGCCCGCATGGCCGAAGCGGCGAAACACCTGGTGGGCGAGCACGACTTCGCCGCCCTGACCCCGATCAACCACGACCGTCGGTCCACCGTCCGCACGATCTTCGACCTGGCCGTCGAGCGCACCGGCGAGCACCGCGTGGGGTTCACGGTCACCGGCAGCGGCTTCCTCTACAACATGGTCAGGATCATCGCCGGCACCTTGCACGAGGTCGGGCGAGGCCGGATCGAGCCGGACGAGCTGCCCGAGATCCTGGCCAGCAAGGACCGCCGCCGCGCCGGCCCTACCGCCGCGCCCGACGGGCTCTGCCTGGAGTGGATCCGATATCCCGGGGATTCCGACGACGATCTCGCGTGA
- the der gene encoding ribosome biogenesis GTPase Der — MPIPRIAIVGRPNVGKSSLMNMLASSKVSIVDDLPGVTRDRVTRIVDLEHSEGKPTRAVELTDTGGYGVYVAEGGRYDEVGADLSTLTDDVEGQIEAAVANADLILFCVDVQAGLTPRDEEIARLLREQKLGRKDRAEMAQLDPSLGKRAPVHVVATKVDGPKWETHAYEMSALGFGEPLMCSAKNNYMRRDLSDRLYELLPADDETAAAPPADLSIAVIGKRNAGKSTLVNALAGVERVIVSEIAGTTRDAIDVLVEKDGKRIIVIDTAGMRRKRSFQGKVEWFAFDRVQRAVDRADVVLLMVDATEATSQVDQQLAMLCQNAFKPTIIGVNKWDLAEGQTDDKGRPVTPERYEKYVREGFKGLPFAPIALLSAKEGLNVDGVLDLAFDLKKQTHERVSTGALNRLVRSILEKRGPSNKLGTLARVFYVAQVGTAPPTIAMVVNEPKLFTPNYMRYLMNRLREQAPFDEVPFRVFVRSRKQFDKRREQAEKRDKKGMIDTSAFDRGEDLELTPEEIESLFRIPGEGGDGEAFVDEGAEGGIEGEVFEDAEVFVFGDDEEEDTRR; from the coding sequence ATGCCTATTCCACGGATCGCGATCGTGGGCCGGCCCAACGTGGGCAAGAGCTCGCTGATGAACATGCTGGCCAGCTCGAAGGTCTCGATCGTCGACGACCTGCCGGGCGTCACCCGCGATCGCGTGACGCGGATCGTCGACCTGGAGCACAGCGAGGGCAAGCCCACCCGGGCCGTCGAGCTGACCGACACCGGCGGCTACGGCGTGTACGTGGCCGAGGGCGGGCGGTACGACGAGGTGGGGGCCGACCTCTCGACGCTGACCGACGACGTGGAGGGGCAGATCGAGGCGGCGGTAGCGAACGCCGACCTGATCCTGTTCTGCGTCGACGTGCAGGCGGGCCTGACCCCGCGCGACGAGGAGATCGCCCGCCTGCTCCGCGAGCAGAAACTGGGGCGGAAGGACCGGGCCGAGATGGCCCAGCTCGATCCGAGCCTGGGCAAGCGGGCGCCCGTGCACGTGGTGGCGACGAAGGTGGACGGACCCAAGTGGGAAACGCACGCCTACGAGATGAGCGCCCTGGGCTTCGGCGAGCCCCTGATGTGCAGCGCCAAGAACAACTACATGCGGCGCGACCTGAGCGACCGGCTCTACGAGCTGCTGCCCGCCGACGACGAGACCGCGGCCGCGCCGCCTGCCGACCTGTCGATCGCCGTCATCGGCAAGCGCAACGCGGGCAAGAGCACGCTGGTGAACGCCCTGGCCGGGGTCGAGCGGGTGATCGTCTCGGAGATCGCCGGCACGACGCGCGACGCCATCGACGTGCTGGTCGAGAAGGACGGCAAGCGGATCATCGTGATCGATACGGCCGGCATGCGCCGCAAGCGGAGCTTCCAGGGCAAGGTCGAGTGGTTCGCCTTCGACCGTGTGCAGCGGGCGGTTGATCGGGCCGACGTGGTGCTGCTGATGGTCGACGCGACCGAGGCGACCAGCCAGGTGGACCAGCAGCTCGCCATGCTGTGCCAGAACGCGTTCAAGCCCACGATCATCGGCGTCAACAAGTGGGACCTGGCCGAGGGGCAGACCGACGACAAGGGCCGGCCCGTGACGCCCGAGCGCTACGAGAAGTACGTGCGCGAGGGGTTCAAGGGCCTGCCGTTTGCGCCCATCGCGCTGCTGAGCGCCAAGGAGGGCCTGAACGTCGACGGCGTGCTCGACCTGGCGTTCGACCTCAAGAAGCAAACGCACGAGCGCGTCTCGACGGGCGCGCTCAATCGGCTAGTGCGGAGCATCCTGGAAAAGCGCGGGCCGAGCAACAAGCTGGGCACGCTTGCTCGGGTGTTCTACGTGGCGCAGGTCGGCACCGCCCCCCCGACGATCGCGATGGTGGTGAACGAGCCCAAGCTGTTCACGCCCAACTACATGCGCTACCTGATGAACCGGCTGCGCGAGCAGGCGCCCTTCGACGAGGTGCCCTTCCGCGTGTTCGTGCGCAGCCGCAAGCAGTTCGACAAGCGACGCGAGCAGGCCGAGAAGCGCGACAAGAAGGGCATGATCGACACGAGCGCGTTCGATCGCGGCGAGGACCTCGAGCTGACGCCCGAGGAGATCGAGAGCCTGTTCCGCATCCCGGGCGAGGGCGGCGATGGCGAGGCGTTCGTCGACGAGGGTGCCGAAGGAGGCATCGAGGGCGAGGTCTTCGAGGACGCCGAGGTGTTCGTCTTCGGCGACGACGAGGAAGAAGACACCCGCCGGTGA
- a CDS encoding phenylalanine 4-monooxygenase, translating into MRGDIEYSSVIDSDEARLAQAAADKAPFQPSADIDTNKFYITQHMDRYTAENHEVWRTLYHERMKTLDHQASKVFLDGMRAIGLPGDSVPEVASINANLAQRTGWASRPVPGYLPAKAFFACLANRQFPTTITMRPKRLMHYLPEPDIFHDIFGHVPLHADDVFAEFLQTYGKAALHCEDPYHIERLGRLFWFTVEFGLIKEDGRTKLYGSGLISSLGESEHALHSKNVDRRDFDLDRVCDTPFEIDHYQPILYVLDSFEQLRDAMNKYAERVMNARKTTAA; encoded by the coding sequence ATGCGAGGCGACATCGAGTACAGCAGCGTCATCGACAGCGACGAGGCCCGCCTGGCCCAGGCCGCCGCCGACAAGGCGCCCTTCCAGCCCTCGGCTGATATCGACACCAACAAGTTCTACATCACCCAGCACATGGACCGGTACACCGCCGAGAACCACGAGGTCTGGCGAACGCTGTACCACGAGCGGATGAAGACCCTCGACCACCAGGCCTCCAAGGTCTTCCTCGACGGCATGCGCGCCATCGGCCTGCCGGGCGACAGCGTGCCCGAGGTCGCCAGCATCAACGCCAACCTGGCCCAACGCACCGGCTGGGCCAGCCGCCCCGTGCCGGGCTACCTGCCCGCTAAGGCCTTCTTTGCCTGCCTGGCCAACCGCCAGTTCCCCACCACCATCACGATGCGGCCCAAGCGGCTGATGCACTACCTGCCCGAGCCGGACATCTTCCACGACATCTTCGGCCATGTGCCCCTGCACGCCGACGACGTGTTCGCCGAGTTCCTGCAGACCTACGGCAAGGCCGCCCTGCACTGCGAGGACCCCTACCACATCGAGCGGCTGGGCCGCCTCTTCTGGTTCACCGTCGAGTTCGGGCTCATCAAGGAAGACGGCCGCACCAAGCTCTACGGCAGCGGGCTGATCAGCAGCCTGGGCGAGAGCGAGCACGCGCTGCACAGCAAGAACGTCGACCGCCGCGACTTCGACCTCGACCGCGTGTGCGACACGCCCTTCGAGATCGACCACTACCAGCCGATCCTCTACGTGCTCGACAGCTTCGAGCAGCTTCGCGATGCGATGAACAAGTACGCGGAGCGGGTGATGAATGCGCGGAAGACCACCGCCGCATGA
- a CDS encoding DUF5309 family protein, translated as MAFTGKATFSAGSSLPELVEDVSDIIGIVSPFETPLLDHLGDARRAATSTVHEWIEDELLPNTDTVADQAFSPTPLTDTTIDVEDGSRFRVGDLVRPGDGPEVMLVEAVASDTLTVVRSYGNTDPTLLVEGMQLTILGNAALEGADAPEARFTNRVRKANYTQIFTSAVEVSGSMQAVRAHGIADELDYQKQERMRELLRDLENCVINGVAPTSSVQGSSTVRRSMDGLIRNVETNQFQPGVGPIPGGSGAGSDGLTEEVLNAALREVWEQSSGPIDTIVCGGLQKRRINAFLTSSRRYGPSDDRYSDLVSVYESDFGVCRVVVSRWMPADALLLLDSSRVEVMPLEGRSFHYKPLASTGDAAMGQVIGEYTLEMRNENAHGVLSGLATS; from the coding sequence ATGGCATTCACCGGTAAGGCAACCTTCTCGGCCGGCAGCTCGCTGCCCGAACTCGTCGAGGACGTCTCGGACATCATCGGAATCGTCAGCCCCTTCGAGACGCCGCTGCTCGACCACCTGGGCGACGCCCGCCGCGCGGCGACCAGCACCGTGCACGAGTGGATCGAGGACGAGCTGCTCCCCAACACCGACACGGTGGCGGACCAGGCCTTCTCGCCCACGCCGCTCACCGATACGACGATCGACGTCGAAGACGGCTCCCGATTCCGCGTGGGCGACCTCGTCCGCCCGGGAGATGGGCCCGAGGTCATGCTCGTCGAGGCCGTCGCGTCCGACACCCTGACGGTCGTGCGCAGCTACGGCAACACCGACCCGACGCTCCTGGTCGAGGGCATGCAGCTCACCATCCTGGGCAACGCGGCCCTCGAGGGCGCCGACGCTCCCGAGGCGCGCTTCACCAATCGCGTACGCAAGGCCAACTACACCCAGATCTTCACATCGGCCGTGGAGGTCTCCGGCTCGATGCAGGCGGTGCGGGCCCACGGCATCGCCGACGAATTGGACTACCAGAAGCAGGAGCGCATGCGTGAGTTGCTGCGCGACCTGGAGAACTGCGTGATCAACGGCGTCGCGCCGACGTCCTCGGTCCAGGGTTCTTCGACGGTCCGCCGCTCGATGGACGGACTGATCCGCAACGTGGAAACCAACCAGTTCCAGCCCGGCGTGGGCCCCATCCCCGGCGGCTCGGGCGCCGGCTCGGACGGGCTGACCGAGGAGGTGCTCAACGCCGCGTTGCGCGAGGTCTGGGAACAGTCGTCCGGGCCGATCGACACGATCGTGTGCGGCGGGCTCCAGAAGCGTCGCATCAACGCCTTCCTGACGTCGTCGCGCCGCTATGGCCCAAGCGACGACCGCTACAGCGATCTGGTCAGCGTCTACGAGAGCGACTTTGGCGTGTGCCGCGTCGTGGTGTCTCGATGGATGCCCGCCGACGCCCTGCTGCTGCTCGATTCCAGCCGCGTCGAGGTGATGCCGCTGGAGGGCCGCAGCTTCCACTACAAGCCGCTGGCGTCGACCGGCGACGCCGCCATGGGCCAGGTCATCGGCGAGTACACGCTGGAGATGCGCAACGAGAACGCGCACGGCGTGCTCAGCGGATTGGCCACGAGCTGA
- a CDS encoding DinB family protein, whose protein sequence is MHGQILTPWIYRRWRFDFPAELYPAVIERLRGLPARADALAARLGSGQATRAPEDGWSVQRHLAHLADLERLLAQRLDAYEAGVAVLPAADMQNTRTVEADHDARPLADVLADVRRVREASVERLEAYPRDFFARSAWHERLGVQKRVVDTCVFFADHDDHHLALAEMVRRRCITK, encoded by the coding sequence ATGCATGGACAGATCCTGACGCCCTGGATCTACCGCCGCTGGCGGTTCGACTTTCCGGCCGAGCTGTACCCGGCGGTCATCGAGCGGCTCCGCGGGCTGCCGGCGCGGGCCGACGCGCTTGCGGCGCGGCTCGGGTCCGGGCAGGCGACGAGAGCACCCGAGGACGGCTGGTCGGTCCAGCGGCACCTGGCGCACCTGGCCGACCTGGAGCGGTTACTCGCGCAGCGGCTCGATGCGTACGAGGCCGGGGTGGCCGTGCTGCCCGCCGCCGACATGCAGAACACGCGGACGGTGGAGGCCGACCACGACGCGCGGCCGCTGGCGGACGTGCTCGCCGACGTGCGCCGCGTGCGCGAGGCCTCGGTCGAACGGCTGGAGGCCTACCCGCGCGACTTCTTCGCCCGCAGCGCGTGGCACGAGCGACTCGGCGTGCAGAAGCGCGTGGTGGATACGTGCGTGTTCTTCGCGGATCACGACGACCATCATCTGGCGCTGGCGGAGATGGTGCGGCGGCGCTGTATCACCAAATGA